One stretch of Chryseobacterium indologenes DNA includes these proteins:
- a CDS encoding special sigma factor, producing MENDQLRQFVQQISREQEKKIAQEKRRNYFKEIGRKGGLKKKTSNQFTRVVSTRLTQKEFDEAIQEAKRYNLKFSKYTRIKITNGELRINEFKEHETLLDYGNNFIRIKNMFRRSEFSQLDHTKVILREVEIVTKLIHDYLYNKMNARTEGDFREDE from the coding sequence ATGGAAAATGATCAATTAAGACAATTTGTACAACAAATTTCAAGAGAACAGGAAAAGAAAATTGCACAAGAAAAACGAAGAAATTACTTCAAAGAAATTGGCAGAAAAGGAGGTTTGAAAAAGAAGACTTCTAACCAATTTACGAGAGTGGTTTCAACAAGATTAACGCAGAAAGAATTTGATGAAGCCATACAAGAAGCGAAGCGATACAATCTCAAATTTTCAAAATATACCCGAATAAAAATCACAAATGGAGAACTTAGAATTAATGAATTTAAAGAACATGAAACTTTGCTTGACTATGGAAATAATTTCATCAGAATCAAAAATATGTTTCGGCGTAGTGAATTTTCGCAATTGGACCACACCAAAGTGATTTTAAGAGAGGTTGAGATCGTGACAAAACTAATCCACGATTATCTCTACAACAAAATGAACGCTAGAACAGAAGGGGACTTCCGAGAAGATGAATAA
- a CDS encoding relaxase/mobilization nuclease domain-containing protein, which yields MNNSATTRRISKIAVEYNGNDRGTAEMVYCNNLLSEDAELQFREMKAVANRNKNVKNWALTGYVSPEKSIGDKLSNEELTDLALRALRKVGVTDDNQIRLDIHSSTKQKHIHFIVNRVSTFGENTITAHKIGESFGKAVREVCQELNLKTDIEIGKEKKQMMYYALTNSLKYAKSFDDLVMKMHLKGYQVTLSQNVKDGISGMRIVRYEDINHQTERQYKPGYKLSEITNKLKIADIKSTLNSNFERAEHIQTLLGQMRENEESEISRTNISKEIGKTVDEFLKPTYTTPDDELLKRKKRKFR from the coding sequence ATGAATAACAGTGCCACGACAAGACGAATTTCCAAAATCGCGGTGGAATATAATGGAAACGATAGAGGAACTGCGGAAATGGTTTATTGCAATAATCTTTTGAGCGAGGATGCCGAACTGCAGTTCAGGGAAATGAAAGCCGTCGCCAATCGAAACAAAAATGTGAAAAATTGGGCTTTGACAGGATATGTTTCTCCGGAGAAATCCATCGGTGACAAATTGTCGAATGAAGAACTGACTGATTTAGCCTTGAGAGCATTAAGAAAAGTCGGAGTTACGGATGATAATCAAATTCGTTTGGATATTCATTCTTCCACGAAGCAAAAACACATTCACTTTATCGTGAACCGAGTGAGCACTTTTGGCGAAAACACGATTACAGCACATAAAATTGGAGAAAGTTTTGGAAAAGCCGTACGTGAAGTCTGTCAGGAACTGAATCTGAAAACCGACATCGAGATTGGAAAAGAGAAGAAACAGATGATGTATTATGCTTTGACAAACTCGCTGAAATACGCCAAAAGCTTCGATGATCTTGTAATGAAAATGCATCTGAAAGGTTATCAGGTAACACTTTCGCAAAATGTGAAAGACGGAATTTCGGGAATGCGAATTGTGCGATATGAAGACATCAACCATCAAACCGAGCGACAATATAAACCTGGCTATAAGCTTTCAGAGATTACCAACAAACTGAAAATTGCAGACATAAAATCGACTTTGAACTCCAACTTTGAAAGAGCTGAACATATACAAACCTTACTCGGACAAATGAGGGAAAATGAAGAATCAGAAATCTCAAGAACCAATATTTCCAAAGAGATTGGAAAAACGGTTGATGAATTTTTGAAACCAACTTACACTACTCCCGACGACGAATTATTAAAACGAAAAAAACGAAAATTTAGATAA